The Streptomyces bacillaris sequence CCACGGACATTCCGATCGGCAAGGTGTTCACGGCCATGGTCGGCGTGCACGTCCTGATCGGCATCGGGGAGGCGGTGATCACCGCGCTGACGGTGGGCGCGGTCCTCGCCGTACGCCCCGACCTCGTCCACGGCGTCCAGGGCGCCCTGACCGCCCCCCTCAAGCTCCGGGTCGACGGCGAACTGGTCGACGCCCCGGCCCCCACCCGCGAGCCCGAGCCCGCCACCGCCCACCGCTCCAACCGCGGCTTCCTGATCACCGGCCTGGTCTCGGCCTTCCTCCTCGCCGGCTTCGTCTCCTTCTACGCCTCCGCCAGCCCCGACGGCCTGGAGCGGGTCGCTGCCGACCAGGGCATCGACGAGAAGGTGGAGGAACACGGCGCGGCCGACTCCCCGCTCGCCGACTACGGGGTGGGCGACATCGCGAACGCCCGGCTCTCCGGCGGGCTGGCCGGGGTGATCGGCGTCAGCGCCACGGTGGTCGTGGGCACGGGCGTCTTCTGGGTGGTGCGCCGCCGCAGGGAGGACGAGCGGGGCGGCCCCGCGCGGTCGGACCACGAGAACGTCTGAGGGCCGGGGGCCGAGGCCCGGCGGGGAAGCCGAGCGGCCCGGCCCAGGGGGCGAGCGGCCCGACCCGGACGAGTGAGCGGCCCGGCCCAGGGGGGCAGCGGCCCGACCCGGAAGGCGAGCGGTCCGACTCGGAAGGCCAGCAGTCCGACCCAGGTGAACGAGCGGCCCGACAGCCCGAAACAGCCCGACAGGAAGGGGGCGACCATGGCAGCGACGGGCCACGCCCACAAGCTCTACCGGCACGGGGACAGCCCGGTCCACCGGCTGCCCCCGCACTGCAAACTGGCCGCCGTCTTCGGCTTCGTCCTCGTCGTCGTCTCCACCCCGCGCGAGGCGATGTGGGCCTTCGGGCTGTACGCGGCCCTCCTCGCCGCCGTCGCGGCGGTGGCGAGGATCCCACCCGGCTTCCTGCTGAAGCGCCTGGTCATCGAGGTGCCGTTCGTGGCGTTCGCGCTGCTCATGCCGTT is a genomic window containing:
- a CDS encoding energy-coupling factor ABC transporter permease: MHVPDGFIDAPVSVAAGVFAAGAVAVSLRGARRELDERTAPLAGLVAAFIFAVQMLNFPVAAGTSGHLMGGALAAILVGPYTAVLCLSVVLLMQGIFFADGGLTALGVNITVMGVVTVVVAYGVFRLLTGLLPRTRRSATASAFVAALVSVPASAAAFTLLYWIGGTTDIPIGKVFTAMVGVHVLIGIGEAVITALTVGAVLAVRPDLVHGVQGALTAPLKLRVDGELVDAPAPTREPEPATAHRSNRGFLITGLVSAFLLAGFVSFYASASPDGLERVAADQGIDEKVEEHGAADSPLADYGVGDIANARLSGGLAGVIGVSATVVVGTGVFWVVRRRREDERGGPARSDHENV